In one Streptomyces marincola genomic region, the following are encoded:
- a CDS encoding AMP-dependent synthetase/ligase yields the protein MGAQRDLRRARRRGDLARRAAPELTREAGVVREARVPALVAPPGAGSTADIPFTNAAQAPGDVVILRKRGDRWTPVTAAAFAAAVESTAKGLIAAGLAPGDRIALMARTSYEWAVLDFAVWAAGGVSVPVYATSSAAQIEWILRDSGAAWCVVETAEHAAAARAAIGALGDGAAPPLWVLDEGALDDLAASGRDVPDGETGARRAALGQDSVATIVYTSGTTGRPRGCVLTHGNLHAESANLVELLKPVFEEVTGQTPATLVFLPLAHILGRTIQIACLSARIRIGHCPSVKPDELRPELASFRPTFLVGVPYLFEKIHDTGRATAERVGRGASFERADRVAVAWAEAALAAYHGTGPGPRPWLRLARGLYDLLVYRRVRKALGGRVRYAISGGSPLDRRLNLFFFGCGIVVYEGYGLTETTSAATIVPPLDPRPGTVGRPLPGTSVRIADDGEVLVRGGVVARAYWKDPTATRAARRGEWFATGDLGGLDEDGYLTITGRKKDIIVTSGGKNVSPSVLEDRLRSRPPVGQCMVVGEGRPFVAALVTLEPAALAHWLTVRKRPLDTPVEELREDPALRADVQRAVDYANEAVSRAEAIRAFTIVPGEFTEENGLLTPSLKVKRPAVADAYAEEVARLYGD from the coding sequence ATGGGAGCACAACGGGACCTCAGGCGCGCCCGGCGGCGCGGCGACCTGGCGCGCCGCGCCGCGCCGGAACTGACCCGCGAGGCGGGCGTGGTCCGCGAGGCGCGCGTGCCGGCGCTGGTCGCGCCGCCCGGCGCGGGCAGCACCGCCGACATACCGTTCACGAACGCCGCGCAGGCCCCCGGCGACGTCGTGATCCTGCGCAAGCGGGGCGACCGCTGGACGCCGGTCACCGCCGCCGCGTTCGCCGCGGCCGTGGAGTCGACCGCGAAGGGCCTGATCGCCGCCGGTCTCGCGCCGGGCGACCGCATCGCGCTCATGGCCCGCACCTCCTACGAGTGGGCGGTGCTCGACTTCGCCGTCTGGGCCGCCGGCGGCGTGAGCGTTCCCGTCTACGCCACGTCGTCGGCCGCGCAGATCGAGTGGATCCTGCGCGACTCGGGCGCCGCCTGGTGCGTCGTGGAGACCGCGGAGCACGCCGCCGCCGCCCGCGCGGCGATCGGGGCGCTCGGCGACGGCGCCGCGCCACCGCTGTGGGTGCTCGACGAGGGCGCGCTCGACGACCTGGCCGCCTCGGGCCGCGACGTTCCTGACGGCGAGACGGGCGCACGGCGCGCCGCGCTCGGCCAGGACAGCGTCGCCACCATCGTCTACACCTCGGGCACCACGGGCCGCCCGCGCGGCTGCGTCCTCACGCACGGCAACCTGCACGCGGAGTCGGCCAACCTGGTGGAACTGCTCAAGCCCGTCTTCGAGGAGGTCACCGGGCAGACCCCGGCGACCCTGGTGTTCCTGCCGCTGGCCCACATCCTGGGCCGCACCATCCAGATCGCCTGCCTGTCGGCCCGCATCAGGATCGGGCACTGCCCCAGCGTCAAGCCGGACGAGCTGCGGCCCGAACTCGCCTCGTTCCGGCCGACGTTCCTCGTCGGCGTCCCCTATCTCTTCGAGAAGATCCACGACACCGGGCGGGCCACGGCGGAACGCGTGGGCCGCGGCGCCTCGTTCGAACGGGCCGACCGCGTCGCCGTGGCCTGGGCGGAGGCGGCCCTGGCCGCCTACCACGGCACGGGCCCGGGGCCGCGGCCCTGGCTGCGGCTGGCCAGGGGCTTGTACGACCTGCTGGTGTACCGCCGCGTCCGCAAGGCCCTGGGCGGCCGGGTCCGCTACGCCATCAGCGGCGGCTCGCCCCTGGACCGGCGGCTCAACCTCTTCTTCTTCGGCTGCGGCATCGTGGTGTACGAGGGCTACGGGCTCACCGAGACGACCTCGGCCGCGACCATCGTGCCGCCGCTCGATCCCAGGCCCGGCACCGTGGGCCGCCCCCTGCCCGGCACGTCGGTGCGCATCGCCGACGACGGCGAGGTGCTGGTCCGCGGCGGCGTCGTGGCCCGCGCGTACTGGAAGGACCCGACCGCCACGCGGGCGGCGCGGCGCGGCGAGTGGTTCGCCACGGGCGACCTCGGCGGCCTGGACGAGGACGGCTACCTGACCATCACCGGCCGCAAGAAGGACATCATCGTCACCAGCGGCGGCAAGAACGTCTCCCCCAGCGTGCTGGAGGACCGGCTCCGCAGCCGCCCGCCGGTCGGGCAGTGCATGGTCGTCGGCGAGGGGCGCCCGTTCGTCGCCGCCCTCGTCACCCTCGAACCGGCGGCGCTCGCGCACTGGCTGACCGTCCGCAAGCGCCCCCTGGACACCCCGGTCGAGGAACTGCGCGAGGACCCCGCCCTGCGGGCCGACGTGCAGCGCGCCGTCGACTACGCCAACGAGGCCGTCTCGCGGGCCGAGGCCATCCGCGCGTTCACCATCGTGCCCGGCGAGTTCACCGAGGAGAACGGACTGCTGACGCCGTCCCTCAAGGTCAAGCGCCCGGCCGTGGCGGACGCCTACGCCGAGGAGGTGGCGCGGCTGTACGGCGACTGA
- a CDS encoding acetyl-CoA C-acetyltransferase — translation MAADGRRVAILGGNRIPFARADGPYATASNQDMLAAALAGLVRRFGLEGRAMGEFVAGAVLKHSRDFNLARETVLGSALDRRTPAYDIQQACGTGLTAVLLVANKIALGQIDCGIAGGVDTASDAPLALNDDLRRVLLRARRARSLPSRLRALAALRPRHAVPDIPRNAEPRTGLSMGEHAARTAAAWGVSRADQDLLAATSHRRLAAAWDRGFFDDLVTPFRGLDRDHNLRPDSSPERLARLRPVFGTAGHAPTMTAGNSTALTDGAATVLLASEEWAADHGWPVLAYLTHSRTAAVDFTGGPDGLLTAPVHAVPRLLADAGLTAGDIDLFEIHEAFASQVLATLAAWEDPAFCARRLGLDAPLGPLDTARVNAAGSSLATGHPFAATGGRIVATLAKLLHERATARGDGRPVRGLVSVCAAGGLGVTALLESRQRS, via the coding sequence ATGGCAGCGGACGGGCGCCGGGTGGCGATCCTCGGCGGCAACCGCATCCCCTTCGCCCGCGCGGACGGGCCGTACGCCACCGCGTCGAACCAGGACATGCTGGCCGCCGCGCTGGCCGGCCTCGTCCGGCGGTTCGGCCTCGAAGGCCGGGCGATGGGCGAGTTCGTGGCCGGCGCGGTGCTCAAGCACAGCAGGGACTTCAACCTCGCCAGGGAGACCGTCCTCGGCAGCGCCCTCGACCGCCGCACCCCCGCCTACGACATCCAGCAGGCGTGCGGCACCGGCCTGACCGCCGTCCTCCTCGTCGCCAACAAGATCGCCCTCGGGCAGATCGACTGCGGCATCGCCGGCGGCGTCGACACCGCGAGCGACGCGCCCCTCGCCCTGAACGACGACCTGCGCCGCGTCCTGCTGCGCGCCCGCAGGGCGCGGTCCCTGCCGAGCCGCCTGCGGGCGCTCGCGGCGCTGCGCCCCCGGCACGCCGTGCCGGACATCCCCCGCAACGCCGAGCCGCGCACGGGCCTTTCCATGGGGGAGCACGCGGCGCGCACCGCCGCCGCGTGGGGTGTCTCGCGCGCGGACCAGGACCTGCTGGCCGCCACCAGCCACCGGCGGCTGGCAGCGGCCTGGGACCGCGGCTTCTTCGACGACCTGGTGACGCCGTTCCGCGGCCTGGACCGCGACCACAACCTCAGGCCGGACAGCAGCCCGGAGCGGCTGGCGCGCCTGCGCCCGGTGTTCGGCACCGCGGGCCACGCGCCGACCATGACCGCGGGCAACTCCACGGCGCTCACCGACGGCGCCGCCACCGTCCTGCTGGCGAGCGAGGAGTGGGCGGCCGACCACGGGTGGCCGGTCCTCGCGTACCTGACCCACTCGCGCACCGCGGCCGTCGACTTCACCGGGGGGCCCGACGGGCTGCTGACGGCCCCCGTGCACGCCGTCCCCCGGCTGCTCGCCGACGCCGGGCTCACCGCGGGCGACATCGACCTGTTCGAGATCCACGAGGCGTTCGCCTCCCAGGTCCTCGCCACCCTCGCCGCGTGGGAGGACCCCGCGTTCTGCGCCCGCCGCCTCGGCCTCGACGCGCCGCTCGGCCCCCTGGACACCGCGCGCGTCAACGCGGCCGGCTCCTCCCTCGCCACCGGCCACCCCTTCGCGGCCACCGGCGGCCGGATCGTCGCCACCCTCGCGAAGCTGCTGCACGAACGCGCCACCGCGCGCGGCGACGGCCGTCCCGTGCGCGGGCTGGTGTCCGTGTGCGCCGCAGGCGGCCTCGGCGTGACCGCCCTTCTCGAAAGCCGGCAAAGGAGCTGA
- a CDS encoding 3-oxoacyl-ACP reductase — protein MADRYLAFATGRIGARLVRRLGLPAPVPLRRHAAGQAAARGPVVLGHAGRPRATKAVRTVLEACGAPVEEHAERPAALVLDATGVTATDQLAELRAFFQPRVRSLQPCGRVLVLGTPPGAAGTPGGAAAQRALDGFVRSVGKELRGGSTAHLLQVEPGAEEALESTVRFVLSARSAYVSGQSLRLAATGPVEVPADWDRPLAGRTALVTGAARGIGAEVARVLGRDGARVVCLDVPARSAELEELAARVGGSPLALDITAEDAAPRVAAHLGAEAGGGLDILVHNAGITRDRTLGRMDADRWDAVLAVNLTAVERLTEGLLPVLRDGGRIVATSSISGLAGNAGQTNYATSKAGLIGLVEALAPAVADRGITVNAVAPGFIETRMTAAVPPLVRQAGRRLNSLGQGGRPVDVAEAVAWFASPGTGAVTGQVLRVCGQALMGA, from the coding sequence ATGGCCGACAGGTACCTCGCGTTCGCGACCGGCCGGATCGGGGCCCGCCTCGTCCGGCGGCTCGGCCTGCCCGCGCCGGTCCCGCTCCGGCGGCACGCGGCCGGCCAGGCCGCCGCGCGCGGTCCCGTCGTGCTCGGCCACGCCGGCCGGCCGCGCGCGACGAAGGCGGTGCGGACCGTTCTTGAGGCGTGCGGCGCCCCGGTCGAGGAGCACGCCGAACGCCCGGCCGCGCTCGTCCTCGACGCCACCGGGGTGACCGCGACGGACCAACTGGCCGAGCTGCGCGCGTTCTTCCAGCCCCGCGTCCGCTCGCTCCAGCCGTGCGGCCGGGTGCTCGTCCTCGGCACCCCGCCCGGTGCGGCCGGTACGCCCGGCGGCGCGGCGGCGCAGCGGGCGCTCGACGGGTTCGTCCGGTCCGTCGGCAAGGAGCTGCGCGGCGGCTCGACCGCGCACCTGCTCCAGGTCGAGCCGGGGGCCGAGGAGGCGCTGGAATCGACGGTCAGGTTCGTGCTGTCCGCGCGTTCCGCCTACGTCTCCGGCCAGTCGCTGCGGCTGGCCGCGACCGGGCCGGTCGAGGTCCCGGCCGACTGGGACCGCCCGCTGGCCGGGCGCACCGCGCTGGTCACCGGCGCGGCCCGGGGCATCGGCGCCGAGGTGGCCCGGGTGCTGGGCCGCGACGGGGCCCGCGTCGTGTGCCTGGATGTGCCCGCGCGGTCGGCGGAGCTTGAGGAGCTGGCCGCGCGCGTCGGCGGCAGCCCGCTCGCCCTCGACATCACCGCCGAGGACGCGGCGCCGCGCGTCGCCGCCCACCTCGGCGCCGAGGCGGGCGGCGGCCTCGACATCCTCGTGCACAACGCCGGCATCACCCGCGACCGGACGCTCGGCCGCATGGACGCCGACCGCTGGGATGCGGTGCTCGCCGTCAACCTCACGGCGGTCGAGCGGCTGACCGAGGGCCTGCTGCCCGTGCTGCGCGACGGCGGCCGGATCGTCGCCACCTCCTCCATCAGCGGCCTGGCGGGCAACGCCGGGCAGACCAACTACGCGACGAGCAAGGCCGGTCTGATCGGCCTGGTCGAAGCGCTCGCCCCGGCCGTCGCGGACCGCGGGATCACCGTCAACGCGGTCGCGCCCGGTTTCATCGAGACCCGCATGACCGCGGCCGTGCCGCCGCTCGTCCGGCAGGCGGGGCGCCGGCTGAACAGCCTCGGCCAGGGCGGCCGTCCCGTGGACGTCGCCGAGGCCGTCGCCTGGTTCGCCTCGCCCGGCACCGGGGCCGTCACCGGTCAGGTGCTGCGGGTGTGCGGCCAGGCCCTGATGGGAGCGTGA
- a CDS encoding MaoC family dehydratase codes for MLARYARALLLPGRGGGMPRRRLERAAAPEPDRLARYAEVCGFRRTGPLPATYPQVLAFPLALDLMTRRDFPFRLPGLVHVANRVEQLRPLDPAERLDFAVEATGPAAHPRGTAFDLLTEARDGSGAVVWRSAATYLRRGPGGPGGGAAPRGAAGPAAGGAADPGEEPEHRERWHVPAGTGRRYAAVSGDRNPIHLHPLAARLFGFRGAIAHGMWTKARCLAAAERALPGGLPGAFTVRTAFRGPVALPSDVEFTAVRRGTELAFGLRAAGAGGHEPRRHLRGRIEAL; via the coding sequence GTGCTCGCCCGTTACGCCCGCGCCCTGCTGCTGCCAGGGCGCGGCGGCGGCATGCCGCGGCGGCGGCTCGAACGCGCCGCCGCGCCGGAGCCGGACCGGCTGGCCCGCTACGCGGAGGTCTGCGGCTTCCGCCGCACCGGGCCGCTGCCCGCCACCTACCCGCAGGTGCTGGCGTTCCCGCTGGCACTCGACCTGATGACGCGCCGCGACTTCCCGTTCCGGCTGCCGGGGCTGGTGCACGTGGCCAACCGCGTCGAGCAGTTGCGGCCCCTCGACCCGGCGGAACGCCTCGACTTCGCCGTGGAGGCCACCGGGCCCGCCGCGCATCCGAGGGGCACCGCGTTCGACCTGCTGACCGAGGCGCGGGACGGCTCGGGGGCCGTCGTGTGGCGTTCCGCCGCCACCTACCTGCGCCGCGGGCCGGGGGGACCCGGAGGAGGGGCCGCGCCGCGCGGGGCGGCCGGGCCCGCGGCCGGCGGCGCGGCGGACCCGGGGGAGGAGCCGGAGCACCGTGAGCGGTGGCACGTGCCGGCCGGGACCGGCCGCCGCTACGCGGCCGTGTCGGGCGACCGGAACCCGATCCACCTGCACCCGCTGGCCGCGCGGCTGTTCGGGTTCCGCGGCGCCATCGCCCACGGCATGTGGACCAAGGCGCGCTGCCTGGCCGCGGCCGAGAGGGCGCTGCCCGGCGGGCTGCCCGGCGCGTTCACCGTGCGGACGGCGTTCCGCGGCCCCGTCGCGCTGCCGTCCGACGTGGAGTTCACGGCCGTCCGCCGCGGCACGGAACTCGCCTTCGGACTGCGCGCCGCCGGCGCCGGCGGCCACGAGCCGCGCCGCCACCTGCGCGGCCGGATCGAGGCGCTGTGA
- a CDS encoding TetR/AcrR family transcriptional regulator: MTERRRRRLPRDVREQEIIDAAVGVFSKRGYRAAVVDEIADLAGISKPMVYLYLGSKEGLFIACVRRESQRLAAAFREAAQAGDSPEQRLWAGLGAFFAFVAEHRDSWTVLHRQAPEQSETIAGELATARRSVMAEVNSLVRDGISAGGEADRLGEQEADFVAHALVGAADALTDWMDRHPGEPPERVTVRLMNVMWVGMRNVLAGEVWVPPEHGP; the protein is encoded by the coding sequence GTGACCGAAAGACGAAGACGGCGACTGCCCAGGGACGTACGTGAGCAGGAGATCATCGACGCGGCCGTCGGAGTCTTCTCCAAACGCGGCTACCGCGCCGCCGTCGTCGACGAGATCGCGGACCTCGCCGGCATCTCCAAGCCGATGGTGTACCTGTACCTCGGCTCCAAGGAGGGCCTGTTCATCGCGTGCGTGCGCCGCGAGTCGCAGCGGCTGGCCGCCGCGTTCCGCGAGGCAGCGCAGGCCGGCGACTCGCCGGAGCAGCGGCTGTGGGCGGGGCTCGGCGCGTTCTTCGCCTTCGTGGCCGAACACCGCGACAGCTGGACGGTGCTGCACCGGCAGGCACCGGAGCAGAGCGAGACCATCGCCGGTGAACTGGCCACGGCCCGCCGTTCCGTGATGGCCGAGGTGAACTCCCTGGTCAGGGACGGCATCTCGGCGGGCGGCGAGGCCGACCGCCTCGGCGAGCAGGAGGCCGACTTCGTCGCGCACGCGCTGGTGGGCGCGGCCGACGCGCTGACCGACTGGATGGACCGGCACCCGGGGGAGCCGCCCGAGCGGGTGACGGTCCGGTTGATGAACGTGATGTGGGTGGGCATGCGGAACGTGCTCGCCGGAGAGGTCTGGGTCCCGCCGGAGCATGGCCCCTGA
- a CDS encoding SCP2 sterol-binding domain-containing protein, producing MAEPAFDPAALDFGTVTPEEFAALVRQLSAREIADLMRGELRERVLAEVFGRMERQFRPDHAGSLDAVIRWEVTGDPDVVYETAIVDGTCTVRQGRSALDPRVTLTMGDAEFLRLVSGNGSPVAMFMTRKLKVAGDIGLASGLTRLFDLPKG from the coding sequence ATGGCAGAACCGGCCTTCGATCCGGCGGCGCTCGACTTCGGTACCGTCACACCTGAGGAATTCGCCGCGCTGGTCCGCCAGCTCTCCGCGCGGGAGATCGCGGACCTGATGCGCGGTGAGCTGCGCGAGCGCGTGCTCGCCGAGGTGTTCGGCCGCATGGAACGCCAGTTCCGCCCCGACCACGCCGGCTCGCTGGACGCCGTCATCCGCTGGGAGGTCACCGGCGACCCCGACGTGGTCTACGAGACGGCCATCGTCGACGGAACGTGCACCGTGCGCCAGGGCCGTTCGGCCCTTGATCCGCGGGTGACGCTGACCATGGGGGACGCCGAGTTCCTGAGACTGGTCTCGGGCAACGGAAGCCCGGTGGCGATGTTCATGACCCGCAAGCTGAAGGTCGCGGGCGACATCGGGCTCGCCTCCGGCCTGACCCGGCTGTTCGACCTTCCGAAAGGCTGA
- a CDS encoding acyl-CoA dehydrogenase family protein: MSGFSLDLTEDQRDVRDWVHGFAADVVRPAAAEWDEREETPWPVIKEAARIGLYGFESLAEMFGDPSGLTLQIANEELFWGDAGIGMALFGTSLAVAGIFAAGTPEQLAEWVPQCFGDADDPRVAAFCVSEPEAGSDVSAMRTRARYDEARDEWVLGGQKAWITNGGIAAVHVVVASVEPELGARGQAAFVVPPGTPGLAGNRKIKKLGLRASHTADVFLDDVRVPGHCLLGGKERLDRRLARAREAAAQGSGGGAGGRTDGARSQAAMATFEVSRPTVGAQALGIARAAYEYALDYAGERVAFGRPVVENQSIAFALADLRTEIDAVRLLIWRAAWMARNERAFTAGEGSMAKLRAGELAVAATEKAVQILGGAGYSREHPVERMYRDAKIYTIFEGTSEIQRLVIARAISGRQIR, from the coding sequence ATGAGCGGCTTCTCCCTCGACCTCACCGAGGACCAGCGCGACGTCAGGGACTGGGTGCACGGCTTCGCCGCCGACGTGGTCAGGCCGGCCGCCGCCGAGTGGGACGAACGCGAGGAAACGCCCTGGCCCGTCATCAAGGAGGCGGCGAGGATCGGCCTGTACGGCTTCGAGTCGCTGGCCGAGATGTTCGGGGACCCCTCGGGACTCACGCTCCAGATCGCCAACGAGGAGCTGTTCTGGGGCGACGCGGGCATCGGCATGGCCCTGTTCGGCACCTCGCTCGCCGTCGCGGGCATCTTCGCCGCCGGCACGCCGGAACAGCTCGCGGAATGGGTGCCGCAGTGCTTCGGCGACGCCGACGACCCGCGGGTGGCCGCGTTCTGCGTCTCCGAGCCCGAGGCGGGCTCGGACGTCTCGGCGATGCGGACCCGCGCCCGTTACGACGAGGCCAGGGACGAGTGGGTGCTGGGCGGGCAGAAGGCGTGGATCACCAACGGCGGGATCGCCGCCGTCCACGTCGTCGTCGCCTCCGTCGAGCCGGAGCTGGGCGCGCGCGGCCAGGCCGCGTTCGTCGTGCCGCCGGGCACGCCGGGCCTGGCGGGCAACCGCAAGATCAAGAAGCTCGGGCTGCGCGCCTCGCACACGGCGGACGTCTTCCTCGACGACGTGCGCGTCCCTGGGCACTGCCTCCTCGGCGGCAAAGAACGCCTCGACCGCAGGCTGGCCAGGGCCCGCGAGGCCGCCGCGCAGGGCAGTGGCGGCGGCGCGGGCGGGCGGACTGACGGGGCGAGGAGCCAGGCGGCCATGGCCACGTTCGAGGTCTCGCGGCCCACCGTCGGCGCGCAGGCCCTCGGCATCGCCCGCGCCGCCTACGAGTACGCCCTCGACTACGCGGGGGAACGCGTGGCCTTCGGGCGTCCCGTCGTGGAGAACCAGTCGATCGCGTTCGCCCTCGCCGACCTGCGCACGGAGATCGACGCCGTCCGCCTGCTGATCTGGCGCGCGGCGTGGATGGCGCGCAACGAGCGCGCGTTCACGGCGGGCGAGGGGTCCATGGCGAAACTCAGGGCCGGCGAACTCGCCGTCGCGGCGACCGAGAAGGCCGTCCAGATCCTCGGCGGCGCCGGGTACAGCAGGGAGCACCCGGTGGAGCGCATGTACCGCGACGCGAAGATTTATACGATCTTCGAGGGGACGAGCGAGATCCAGCGGCTGGTGATCGCGCGCGCCATCTCGGGCCGCCAGATCCGCTGA
- a CDS encoding TOPRIM nucleotidyl transferase/hydrolase domain-containing protein — protein sequence MVGMEAFRDAVTAWAAGGPGEPARELAARLPVRTVVLLEGPSDAAALDALAAGRGRDLAAEGVCVLPMGGAMSIGRFAGLLGPHGLGLGLTGLCDEAERHHYARGLERAGAARQEFFVCAADLEDELIRALGVARVTELVGAEGDLRAWRAFLRQPAQRDRAAPQQLRRFLGTKKGRKIHYGRVLVEALAPDRVPAPLDGLLSSL from the coding sequence ATGGTCGGCATGGAGGCGTTCCGGGACGCGGTCACCGCATGGGCGGCCGGCGGCCCGGGCGAGCCCGCGCGCGAGCTGGCCGCGCGGCTGCCCGTGCGGACGGTGGTCCTGCTCGAAGGGCCGAGCGACGCCGCGGCACTCGACGCGCTGGCCGCCGGGCGCGGCCGGGACCTGGCCGCCGAGGGCGTGTGCGTCCTGCCGATGGGCGGCGCGATGAGCATCGGGCGCTTCGCCGGCCTCCTCGGGCCGCACGGCCTCGGCCTGGGCCTGACGGGGCTGTGCGACGAGGCAGAACGCCACCACTACGCCCGCGGCCTTGAGCGGGCGGGCGCGGCGCGGCAGGAGTTCTTCGTCTGCGCGGCGGATCTGGAGGACGAGTTGATCCGCGCGCTCGGCGTGGCCCGCGTGACGGAACTGGTCGGGGCCGAGGGCGACCTGCGCGCCTGGCGCGCCTTCCTGCGCCAGCCCGCGCAGCGGGACCGCGCCGCGCCGCAGCAGCTGCGGCGTTTCCTCGGCACGAAGAAGGGACGCAAGATCCACTACGGACGCGTCCTCGTCGAGGCCCTCGCCCCCGACCGGGTACCCGCCCCGCTCGACGGCCTGCTCAGCAGCCTGTGA
- a CDS encoding S1 family peptidase: protein MTFRFRHRVKAGIALAAAAVAALAATAPASAASAPTSPAAASSEPSTRIVGGTPVTTEDYPYVMHVTFTGIVPFCGGTLVAPTKVVTAAHCVNNRAAEDLNAVGGRTERQGDSGVMIGVSDIWMHPEWDSTTKVADIAVLTLSEPMPYEHIPFAGPEDTHLYAPGVMAEVLGWGRTGETGNVPDQLLMAEVPVVSDADCEEAYSSYTTQVDGETMVCAGYPEGGVDACQRDSGGPLVVDGVLIGVVAWGNGCARPGYYGVYTELATYAADVSEQIAS from the coding sequence ATGACTTTCCGCTTCCGCCACCGGGTCAAGGCGGGTATCGCCCTGGCCGCCGCGGCCGTCGCCGCCCTGGCCGCCACCGCGCCCGCCTCCGCCGCCTCCGCCCCCACGAGCCCCGCCGCCGCCTCCTCGGAGCCGTCCACCCGCATCGTCGGTGGCACGCCCGTCACCACCGAGGACTACCCGTACGTCATGCACGTCACCTTCACCGGCATCGTGCCGTTCTGCGGCGGCACCCTCGTCGCCCCGACGAAGGTCGTCACCGCCGCCCACTGCGTCAACAACAGGGCCGCCGAGGACCTGAACGCCGTGGGGGGCCGCACCGAGCGGCAGGGCGACAGCGGCGTCATGATCGGGGTGAGCGACATCTGGATGCACCCGGAGTGGGACTCGACGACCAAGGTCGCCGACATCGCCGTGCTCACCCTCTCCGAGCCGATGCCCTACGAGCACATCCCGTTCGCCGGTCCGGAGGACACCCACCTGTACGCCCCCGGCGTCATGGCCGAGGTCCTCGGCTGGGGCCGGACCGGGGAGACGGGGAACGTTCCCGACCAGCTGCTGATGGCCGAGGTCCCGGTCGTCTCGGACGCGGACTGCGAGGAGGCGTACTCCTCCTACACCACGCAGGTCGACGGCGAGACCATGGTGTGCGCCGGCTACCCCGAGGGCGGCGTGGACGCCTGCCAGCGCGACAGCGGCGGCCCCCTGGTCGTCGACGGCGTGCTGATCGGCGTCGTCGCCTGGGGCAATGGCTGCGCCCGCCCCGGCTACTACGGCGTCTACACCGAACTGGCCACCTACGCCGCCGACGTGAGCGAGCAGATCGCCTCCTGA
- a CDS encoding RNA polymerase sigma factor, whose amino-acid sequence MEPTMHARVRSGDPEAFRELFRAHARLIHGYVLRATGDRTLADDVVSLTFLEAWRLRDRLRDDGSGVRPWLMRIAVNTLRNSTRARRRYQHALARLPTAETVPDIADEVVGRLTDAARVAAARRGLDRLRPRDREVFMLCVWSGLSHAEAAAALDVREGTVRTRLFRARERLRAFTEEELARERPHRSALERPAPGGHERGDHRLTAVRSEEGKAREA is encoded by the coding sequence GTGGAACCAACGATGCACGCCCGCGTGCGGTCCGGTGATCCGGAGGCGTTCCGGGAGCTGTTCCGGGCCCATGCCCGGCTGATCCACGGCTACGTACTGCGGGCGACAGGGGACAGGACGCTGGCCGACGACGTGGTCTCCCTCACCTTCCTTGAGGCGTGGCGACTCCGCGACCGGCTGCGGGACGACGGGTCGGGCGTGCGGCCCTGGCTGATGAGGATCGCCGTCAACACCCTGCGCAACAGCACGCGGGCCCGCCGCCGCTACCAGCACGCGCTGGCCCGGTTGCCCACCGCGGAGACCGTGCCCGACATCGCCGACGAGGTCGTCGGGCGCCTCACGGACGCGGCCCGCGTCGCGGCGGCCCGGCGCGGCCTGGACCGGCTGCGCCCCCGGGACCGCGAGGTCTTCATGCTCTGCGTGTGGTCGGGACTGTCCCACGCCGAGGCCGCCGCCGCGCTGGACGTGCGGGAAGGGACGGTCCGCACGCGGCTGTTCCGGGCCAGGGAGCGGCTGCGCGCGTTCACCGAGGAGGAGCTGGCCCGGGAGCGGCCCCACCGAAGTGCCCTCGAACGCCCGGCACCCGGCGGACATGAAAGGGGCGACCACCGGCTGACGGCGGTCCGGTCCGAGGAAGGAAAAGCCCGTGAAGCGTGA